Proteins from a genomic interval of Pseudomonas sp. RC10:
- a CDS encoding MerR family transcriptional regulator yields MLEPSHNDELPPIPGKRYFTIGEVSELCAVKPHVLRYWEQEFPQLNPVKRRGNRRYYQRQDVLMIRQIRALLYDQGFTIGGARLRMSSDEVKDDSLQYKQLIKQMITELEDVLVVLRK; encoded by the coding sequence ATGCTGGAACCAAGTCATAACGACGAGCTACCGCCTATTCCCGGCAAACGCTACTTCACCATCGGTGAGGTCAGTGAGCTCTGCGCGGTAAAACCGCACGTTCTGCGTTATTGGGAGCAGGAGTTTCCTCAGCTCAACCCGGTCAAGCGCCGCGGGAATCGTCGGTATTATCAGCGACAAGATGTGCTGATGATCCGACAGATCCGCGCGTTGCTGTACGACCAGGGCTTCACCATCGGTGGCGCGCGCCTTCGCATGTCCAGCGATGAGGTGAAGGACGATTCCCTGCAGTACAAGCAATTGATCAAGCAGATGATTACTGAGTTGGAAGACGTATTAGTCGTTCTGCGCAAGTAG
- the ihfA gene encoding integration host factor subunit alpha has protein sequence MGALTKAEMAERLYEELGLNKREAKELVELFFEEIRHALEDNEQVKLSGFGNFDLRDKRQRPGRNPKTGEEIPITARRVVTFRPGQKLKARVEAYAGTKS, from the coding sequence ATGGGGGCTCTGACGAAAGCTGAGATGGCCGAACGTCTGTACGAAGAGCTAGGCCTGAATAAACGAGAAGCCAAGGAACTGGTTGAGCTGTTCTTTGAGGAAATCAGGCACGCTCTGGAAGATAACGAGCAGGTCAAATTGTCCGGATTCGGCAATTTCGACCTGCGAGATAAACGCCAGCGACCGGGTCGAAATCCCAAGACAGGGGAAGAAATTCCGATTACAGCTCGCCGTGTGGTCACCTTTCGCCCAGGGCAGAAACTGAAGGCCCGAGTTGAGGCTTATGCTGGAACCAAGTCATAA